Part of the Thermodesulfobacteriota bacterium genome, GGTGCTGAAGATTTTTTTCGGGGTGGAGACGACCATAGCGATTGCGATATGCCTCTTCATAGCGTTTTTCTATACGATGATGTCGGGGCTGTGGGGCGTGACGCTCACGGATTTCTTCCAGTATTTTCTCGCCCTTTCCGGGACGATAATCCTTGCCTGGGTCATCATAGGCTCGCCCGAGATCGGCGGATTCTCCGGTTTTATCGACAAGCTGGGCACGATAGACGAAAAGCACGTCTCACTTTTCATGACCCCCTCGCGTGGAGACCCCGTGAGCGACGGGTTCTGGTCGTCGAGCTTCTTTACGTTCTTCGTTTACCTTACCGTCATCTGGTGGTCTTCGCATAACACCGACGGGGGCGGTTATTTCATACAGCGCATGCTTTCGGCGAGGAGCGAGCGGGATTCGGTCCTGGGCACGGCGTGGTTCGCGATAAACCATTACATCATACGCTTCTGGCCCTGGGTGCTCATTGCGCTCGCGTCCTTGATTATATACCCCACGGCCGAGGTCGCGAACGGCGACCAGGAGGCGATGTACGTCGTCATGATAAACGAATTCCTGGGGCCCGGGCTGAAGGGAATCCTCTTCGTGACGTTTCTCGCGGCCTTCATGTCCACGTTGTCGACGCACCTTAACTGGGGGGCGTCCTACATAATGAACGACCTCTACCGGCGGTTCCTCTACAAGGACGGGACGGAAAGGCACTACGTCATGGTCTCCCGAATCTGCACGCTCGTCCTCACGATACTCGCCGGCTACTTCGCGATGCACATAAGCAACATAGGAAAGGCCTGGATTTTCCTCTGGGCGATGAGCGCCGGAATCGGGCTGGTGCTGATACTTAGGTGGTTCTGGTGGAGGGTGAACGCCTGGACGGAAATCGCGGCGCTGGCGTCGTCCCTCGCTGCTATTTTCGTACTCGTCCTCTACACCAGGTCGCAGGGCATTCCCCTAGAGCTGAAGCACCAGATCCTCGTCATCCCCGTTTCCGTGCTCACATGGATTATCGTGACGTTCGCGACCAAACCCGAGCCTATCGAAACCCTGAACGGATTCTACAAGAGGGTAAAGCCCTGGGGATGGTGGAAGCCCGTGAGCGACCTCAACCCCGACATCGAAAAGCCCAGGTTCGCGCCTGTGCTC contains:
- a CDS encoding Na+:solute symporter, which gives rise to MNAGLNSVFSSLSPLDWAIVAAYLLISLFVGIYFTRRASSSMSSYFVTGRNLSWWLLGTSMVATTFAADTPLAVTGWIRTDGIWKNWFWWNYIFSHVFIALVFARLWRRADVITDNELNEIRYSGKPAAFLRGFKAFYYSTLFNFIVMGWVISAMAKVLKIFFGVETTIAIAICLFIAFFYTMMSGLWGVTLTDFFQYFLALSGTIILAWVIIGSPEIGGFSGFIDKLGTIDEKHVSLFMTPSRGDPVSDGFWSSSFFTFFVYLTVIWWSSHNTDGGGYFIQRMLSARSERDSVLGTAWFAINHYIIRFWPWVLIALASLIIYPTAEVANGDQEAMYVVMINEFLGPGLKGILFVTFLAAFMSTLSTHLNWGASYIMNDLYRRFLYKDGTERHYVMVSRICTLVLTILAGYFAMHISNIGKAWIFLWAMSAGIGLVLILRWFWWRVNAWTEIAALASSLAAIFVLVLYTRSQGIPLELKHQILVIPVSVLTWIIVTFATKPEPIETLNGFYKRVKPWGWWKPVSDLNPDIEKPRFAPVLVNWVLGVSFILFGMLGTGKMLLGSTFWGLVMALISIISGVTVYLRLRKELTD